In Penicillium psychrofluorescens genome assembly, chromosome: 5, a single window of DNA contains:
- a CDS encoding uncharacterized protein (ID:PFLUO_008422-T1.cds;~source:funannotate) — protein sequence MPAAPKQRKIAIVGSRSVGKSSLTVQFVEHHFVESYYPTIENTFSRIIKHSGQDYATEIVDTAGQDEYSILNSKHFIGIHGYIIVYSVTSRQSFEMVRVIRDKILNHLGADEVPLVIVGNKSDLKPEQRQVTLDEGRQLAEEVHCAFTEASAFLDFNVSKAFDLIIAEIEKSQNPSQPTGGNKCALM from the exons ATGCCTGCCGCCCCGAAACAGAGGAAgatcgccatcgtcggcagCCGCTCCGTCG GTAAATCGTCGCTGACCGTTCAGTTCGTCGAACATCACTTCGTCGAGAGCTACTACCCGACCATTGAGAACACATTCAGCCGGATTATCAAGCATAGTGGCCAGGACTATGCGACCGAGATCGTCGACACCGCTGGACAG GACGAGTACAGCATCCTGAACTCCAAGCACTTCATCGGGATCCATGGCTATATCATCGTCTACTCCGTCACCTCACGCCAATCCTTTGAGATGGTGCGAGTCATCCGGGACAAGATCTTGAACCACCTT GGAGCGGACGAGGTTCCACTGGTCATAGTGGGTAACAAGAGCGATCTCAAGCCCGAACAGCGACAGGTCACTCTGGACGAGGGCCGGCAGCTGGCCGAGGAGGTCCACTGTGCCTTCACCGAGGCCAGTGCCTTCCTGGACTTTAACGTCTCGAAAGCGTTTGACCTGATTATTGCGGAGATTGAAAAGTCGCAGAACCCGTCGCAACCTACGGGCGGGAATAAGTGCGCTTTGATGTGA
- a CDS encoding uncharacterized protein (ID:PFLUO_008423-T1.cds;~source:funannotate): MASRNRKLVTYGATRSRPSNDAPGRTSPSQRMLQDPPPPARTKDSRSIQSGTRRPTTPTRTTDSAPSVFDIPSSEDEGQTDIFRRKRRRHVPDERDSRAGVHAHEGPKTTTSAATTKGAGSSPRTRRTMRDTRLISSQTSEPAVTVHSTTPSAVPETPRPRQRRSEILASYERHASNEQNFSRSAVTEWERSPSSSSSHDSHPTVANTTPGRRRLVDSLGIQKQSSEESPVASPASSQPAPRISLGVPFQPIELSLPSLDGHLENPGHDSPSSLASHLWGSKVTYARQRSFLDDLSLAGELSAQDLSGELEQPHHSFSQQAIPGNRSRARLFALEEENHDDGTVRSVHELRQAGGNARFRGVVESIFEEIEDDQNSASGRCSAFIQLCTKLLDSKLRARFVECDFDKRLVNCIFDNLDIVSATFALCAYGLGSLGGGPRYLLARDAWPKVLDISPMLLNTYDDVPVVAQNRANGLSKPVQKAVQGITPQVISTLFPEIPPSNVSPCLVALYCLKLTASAFLAKGESSSGIPPLVLRQLIDVLSPQNEPRGVQGTLPPVNSPILSLVFSILEVHTASAESSTEGSQSLLSRLSSLHGLLRSGDDSDLDRQQMQTLYMRVILNVTNSNSALCDDFATTEMVGGLVHIVLARFGDLTEDSLAQENNSLDRVILALGTLINLTEQSEAARGHFLNPASRPKSFLTRLLRLFLNHVDSVSNAHSVLEVHHNVAVGYLAVLLLTLCLNPEVRSWIKEKEMARIKSTVDEFLQYHQKIESREAASGFLVRLQALVGQIQQMEEVG; this comes from the exons ATGGCGAGTCGGAATCGCAAGCTGGTGACGTATGGCGCAACCAGAAGCCGACCAAGCAATGACGCCCCGGGGCGCACTTCTCCATCACAGCGCATGCTTCAAGATCCCCCTCCGCCCGCTCGGACCAAAGATTCCCGGAGTATCCAGAGTGGGACCAGACGGCCAACGACTCCCACACGGACAACCGACTCTGCGCCGAGTGTCTTCGATATCCCATCCTCCGAGGACGAAGGCCAAACAGACATCTTCCGAAGGAAACGCAGAAGACATGTCCCCGATGAGAGGGATTCCCGGGCCGGGGTACATGCCCACGAGGGCCCcaaaacaacaacatcagcagccaccaccaaaggCGCGGGCTCGTCGCCGCGTACCAGACGCACCATGCGAGATACAAGGCTGATATCATCTCAGACCAGTGAACCGGCAGTAACGGTACATTCAACAACACCCTCAGCCGTCCCGGAAACCCCCAGGCCTCGACAAAGAAGGAGTGAAATTCTCGCGTCATATGAGCGACACGCTTCCAACGAGCAAAACTTCTCCAGATCTGCGGTAACCGAATGGGAGAGATCAccctcttccagctcctcccacGACTCACATCCTACGGTCGCCAACACAACCCCTGGCCGCCGAAGACTGGTAGACTCGCTGGGAATACAGAAACAGTCCTCGGAAGAGTCGCCGGTGGCAAGTCCAGCCAGTAGCCAGCCGGCGCCGCGCATTTCCCTTGGTGTCCCATTTCAACCGATAGAATTATCTCTGCCAAGTCTCGATGGGCATCTCGAGAACCCCGGTCATGACTCGCCGTCGTCACTGGCATCCCACCTCTGGGGCTCGAAAGTTACATATGCGCGCCAACGGTCctttctggatgatcttTCTCTGGCAGGGGAGCTGTCCGCCCAGGATCTTTCTGGGGAATTGGAACAACCCCATCATTCCTTTTCACAGCAGGCGATCCCGGGCAACCGTTCTCGCGCTCGTCTGTTTgcattggaggaggagaacCATGATGATGGAACGGTTCGAAGTGTCCATGAACTGCGACAGGCTGGAGGCAATGCTCGCTTTCGTGGTGTGGTCGAGTCGATCtttgaggagattgaagatGACCAAAACTCCGCATCGGGCCGTTGCAGTGCGTTCATTCAGCTCTGTACCAAACTCTTGGATTCCAAGCTCAGGGCCAGATTTGTGGAGTGTGATTTTGACAAGAGGCTGGTGAATTGTATTTTCGACAACCTAGACATCGTTTCTGCGACATTCGCCTTGTGCGCCTACGGGCTCGGTTCGCTGGGCGGAGGCCCGCGGTATCTTCTTGCGAGAGATGCATGGCCAAAAGTGTTGGACATTTCTCCCATGTTACTGAACACGTATGATGATGTCCCGGTCGTGGCACAGAATCGAGCCAACGGGTTGTCCAAACCGGTGCAGAAGGCTGTCCAGGGCATCACCCCTCAAGTGATATCGACCCTCTTCCCTGAAATTCCGCCATCGAATGTTTCTCCTTGCCTAGTGGCTCTTTACTGTTTGAAACTGACTGCGTCGGCCTTTCTAGCAAAAGGCGAGAGCAGCAGCGGGATTCCTCCGCTGGTGCTGAGGCAGTTAATTGATGTTTTATCCCCGCAGAACGAGCCTCGTGGAGTCCAGGGTACACTACCACCGGTAAATTCGCCGATCCTCAGCTTGGTATTTTCAATACTAGAAGTGCATACGGCCTCCGCGGAGTCCTCGACAGAGGGAAGCCAGTCCCTCTTGAGCCGACTTTCTAGCTTGCATGGGTTGCTTCGTTCAGGCGATGATTCAGACTTGGATCGTcagcagatgcagacgcTCTACATGCGCGTGATTTTGAACGTCACCAACAGCAACTCGGCCCTCTGCGACGACTTCGCAACGACGGAGATGGTCGGAGGACTGGTTCACATTGTGCTGGCCAGATTTGGTGACTTGACGGAAGACTCGCTTGCCCAGGAGAACAATTCATTAGATCGGGTGATTCTCGCGCTGGGCACTCTGATCAATCTTACGGAACAGAGCGAAGCAGCACGGGGTCATTTTCTCAACCCGGCATCCCGGCCCAAGTCCTTTCTCACCCGGCTACTCCGGCTATTTTTGAATCATGTGGATTCCGTTTCTAAC GCTCATTCTGTACTGGAGGTGCATCATAACGTTGCCGTCGGGTACCTCGCCGTACTCCTGCTGACCCTGTGTCTGAACCCCGAGGTGCGCTCAtggatcaaggagaaggaaatggcGAGGATCAAGTCCACAGTGGACGAATTCTTGCAGTATCACCAAAAGATCGAGTCCCGTGAAGCGGCGAGTGGATTTCTGGTACGATTGCAGGCACTGGTTGGAcagatccagcagatggaAGAGGTTGGATGA
- a CDS encoding uncharacterized protein (ID:PFLUO_008421-T1.cds;~source:funannotate): MLDLADFIAERGGDPKKIKESQRKRFAPEEDVDTVIALYEEARRARYEVTQFGSQLNALMKEIGKKKKNKEDASDLIEQKAGLEKRKKEAEELAVQKETERDRRIRVIGNYVHNSVPVSNNEDDNQVIKTWAPENVAVEKRDCLSHHEVLTRLDGYDPERGVKIVGHRGYCLTGYGLFLNLALVNYGLEFLFNKGYKPNQPPQFMLRDLMAKTAQLEDFDEELYKVTEGEDKSTDKYLIATSEQPLSALHDSEWLQEKDLPIKYAGYSTCYRKEAGAHGKDAWGIFRVHQFEKIEQFVLTKPDDSWQAFEDMMATSEEFYKSLGLPYQIVAIVSGALNNAASKKYDLEAWFPFQGEYKELVSCSNCTDYQSRNLEIRYGVKKTTDIKKTYVHALNATLCATERTLCCVLENYQTDDGFIVPEPLRKYIPGAPEFLPFTKELPKDTTSQKAKAKGNKPADDAAKKMQNLQV, from the exons ATGCTGGACCTCGCTGATTTCATCGCTGAGCGCGGTGGTGATcccaagaagatcaaggagagCCAGCGCAAACGTTTTGCCCCCGAGGAGGACGTGGACACCGTCATTGCTCTCTATGAAGAGGCCCGTCGAG CACGATATGAGGTCACGCAATTTGGCTCGCAACTCAATGCGCTGATGAAGGAGatcggcaagaagaagaag AACAAGGAAGACGCTAGCGATTTGATTGAGCAGAAGGCTGGTCTGGAGAAGCGCAAAaaggaggctgaggagcTTGCTGTCCAGAAAGAAACGGAAAGAGACCGCCGCATTCGCGTTATCGGGAATTATGTTCACAACTCTGTCCCTGTCAGCAACAACGAG GATGATAACCAGGTGATCAAAACATGGGCACCAGAGAATGTCGCTGTCGAGAAACGAGACTGCCTGTCTCACCATGAAGTCCTCACTCGCCTGGATGGATACGACCCGGAACGTGGCGTTAAGATCGTTGGTCATCGAGGCTACTGCTTGACTGGATACGGATTGTTCCTCAACCTAGCTCTGGTCAACTATGGTCTAGAATTTCTTTTCAACAAGGGGTACAAGCCAAACCAACCCCCTCAGTTTATGCTCCGGGACCTTATGGCGAAGACCGCCCAGCTGGAGGACTTCGATGAGGAGCTCTACAAGGTcaccgagggcgaggacAAGTCGACCGACAAGTACCTCATCGCTACTTCTGAACAGCCATTGTCCGCACTACACGACAGCGAATGGTTGCAGGAGAAGGACCTTCCGATCAA GTATGCCGGCTATAGTACATGCTATCGGAAAGAGGCAGGTGCCCATGGCAAGGACGCGTGGGGCATCTTCCGTGTCCATCAGTTCGAGAAG ATCGAGCAATTTGTCCTGACCAAGCCCGATGACTCATGGCAAGCGTTTGAGGACATGATGGCCACTTCGGAGGAGTTCTACAAGTCCCTTGGGCTGCCGTATCAGATCGTCGCCATTGTCTCCGGTGCTTTGAATAATGCTGCATCCAAGAAATACGATTTGGAGGCCTGGTTCCCATTCCAAGGCGAGTACAAGGAGCTTGTCTCCTGCTCCAACTGCACCGACTATCAGTCACGAAACCTGGAGATCCGGTACGGCGTGAAGAAAACCACCGATATCAAGAAAACCTATGTGCATGCACTGAACGCGACGCTGTGCGCGACCGAGCGGACGCTTTGCTGCGTTTTGGAGAACTATCAGACCGACGAT GGTTTCATCGTTCCCGAGCCCTTGCGGAAATACATCCCTGGCGCTCCCGAATTCCTTCCATTTACCAAGGAGCTGCCCAAGGACACAACCTCCcaaaaggccaaggccaagggcaaCAAGCCCGCGGACGATGCGGCGAAGAAAATGCAGAACCTCCAGGTGTAG
- a CDS encoding uncharacterized protein (ID:PFLUO_008426-T1.cds;~source:funannotate): MAVGKNKRLSKGKKGIKKRTVDPFTRKDEYSVKAPSTFQTRDVGKTLVNRTSGLKNANDSLKGRIFEVSLADLQNDEDHSFRKVKLRVDEVQGKNCLTNFHGLDFTTDKLRSLVRKWQSLIEANVTVKTTDDYLLRLFAIAFTKRRPNQIKKTTYARSSQIRAIRKKMTEIMQREAASCTLSQLTHKLIPEVIGREIEKATQGIYPLQNVHIRKVKLLKSPKFDLGALLNLHGESTTDDKGQKVEREFKEQVLETV; encoded by the exons ATGGCTGTTGGAAA GAACAAGCGCCTCTcgaagggcaagaagggtATCAAGAAGAGAACCGTCGACCCCTTCACCCGGAAGGACGAGTACTCCGTCAAG GCTCCCTCGACCTTCCAGACCCGCGA TGTCGGCAAGACTCTAGTCAACCGTACCAGCGGTCTGAAGAACGCCAATGACTCGCTGAAGGGCCGCATCTTCGAGGTCTCCCTCGCTGACCTGCAGAATGACGAGGACCACTCCTTCCGCAAGGTCAAGCTCCGTGTGGATGAAGTTCAGGGCAAGAACTGCCTGACCAACTTCCACGGTCTGGACTTCACCACCGACAAGCTGCGCTCGCTCGTCCGTAAGTGGCAGTCGCTCATTGAGGCCAACGTGACCGTGAAGACGACCGACGACTATCTGCTTCGCCTGTTCGCCATCGCCTTCACAAAGCGCCGCCCCAaccagatcaagaagacTACCTACGCCCGCTCGTCCCAGATCCGTGCCAttcgcaagaagatgaccGAGATCATGCAACGCGAGGCTGCCAGCTGCACCCTGTCCCAGCTGACCCACAAGTTGATCCCCGAGGTCATTGGCCGTGAGATCGAGAAGGCTACCCAGGGCATCTACCCCCTGCAGAAC GTCCACATTCGCAAGGTGAAGCTCCTCAAGTCCCCCAAGTTCGACCTGGGTGCTCTGCTGAACCTGCACGGAGAGTCGACGACGGATGACAAGGGCCAGAAGGTTGAGCGAGAGTTCAAGGAGCAGGTCCTTGAGACTGTTTAA
- a CDS encoding uncharacterized protein (ID:PFLUO_008427-T1.cds;~source:funannotate): protein MKFQSVTLVLAAASIAAADIHAPHGHHGHLHHRKRVVETEVVPGPIVYEYELNGKLIPAEKACDGVSDGLYKWADGVAPSDACVTSTVAPTTSTSTPTSTPTPTPTPTPTPTSTIKPAEFFEQSLSISSSSSSSSSSSSSSSTTTSSTPTPTPSTTSSTTSPAAPTSSLTGGGVTLVNNAGQTIYLWSVSDVPAEMVTIPAGGSYSENWRTNPDGGGISVKVSTSPSLDNVLQYEYTLSGSTIFWDLSCINMLLHNLLSNLGFSVTSDNTDCVSDVCAAGDLACAAAYLFPSDNQATHGCDANTQMILNIGL from the coding sequence ATGAAGTTCCAGTCCGTTACCCTGGTCTTGGCTGCTGCAAGCATTGCCGCAGCCGACATCCACGCTCCTCAtggccaccatggccatcttcACCACCGCAAGCGCGTGGTCGAGACTGAGGTGGTCCCGGGACCGATTGTTTACGAGTACGAGCTCAACGGCAAGCTGATCCCTGCCGAAAAGGCCTGCGACGGTGTCTCGGATGGGCTCTACAAGTGGGCTGATGGCGTTGCGCCTTCTGATGCGTGCGTCACTTCAACCGTCgcgccgacgacctcgacTTCTACGCCCACATccacacccacacccacGCCCACTCCCACGCCTACGCCCACATCGACCATCAAGCCTGCCGAGTTCTTTGAGCAAAGCTTGTCCATCTCTAGCTCtagctccagctccagctccagctccagctccagctccaccacGACGTCTTCGACGCCCACTCCTACGCCTTCGACGACATCTTCTACTACTAGCCCTGCAGCCCCGACGAGCTCTTTGACTGGCGGTGGCGTTACCCTTGTCAACAATGCAGGCCAAACAATCTATCTTTGGTCCGTCTCTGACGTTCCCGCCGAGATGGTTACCATCCCCGCGGGCGGCAGTTATTCCGAGAACTGGCGCACCAACCCTGATGGTGGCGGTATTTCTGTGAAGGTGTCGACTTCTCCCAGCCTCGACAATGTCCTCCAATACGAGTATACCCTGTCCGGCTCCACCATTTTCTGGGATCTGTCTTGCATCAACATGCTCCTCCACAATCTCTTGTCCAACCTGGGCTTTTCTGTCACTTCTGATAACACGGATTGTGTATCTGATGTATGCGCTGCTGGGGATCTTGCATGTGCCGCTGCCTACCTCTTCCCCAGTGACAACCAGGCTACTCACGGTTGCGACGCCAATACCCAAATGATCCTCAATATTGGCCTCTAA
- a CDS encoding uncharacterized protein (ID:PFLUO_008425-T1.cds;~source:funannotate) — MGKRKKSSRQPQGPRKREPLPTAFSCLFCNHENSVVVKLDKKLGLGDLSCKVCGQKFQTGINYLSAPVDVYSDWVDACDAVAKDTANQYESGPPRSRVADPPETQNTYDDDDY; from the exons ATG GGTAAGCGCAAGAAGTCTAGCCGCCAACCGCAAGGGCCCCGCAAG CGGGAGCCTCTTCCGACAGCATTCTCCTGTCTCTTCTGCAATCATGAGAATTCGGTGGTAGTCAAGTTAGACAAGAAATTGGGCCTGGGCGACCTGTCCTGCAAGGTCTGTGGCCAAAAGTTCCAGACGGGGATCAATT ATCTCTCTGCACCTGTAGACGTGTACTCCGACTGGGTCGATGCATGCGATGCCGTTGCAAAAGATACGGCCAACCAGTACGAATCTGGTCCACCTCGCTCCCGCGTGGCCGACCCTCCGGAGACGCAGAATAcctatgatgatgatgattacTGA
- a CDS encoding uncharacterized protein (ID:PFLUO_008424-T1.cds;~source:funannotate), translating into MSTPEPVPSPAQGVGPIYRPDGEKPTATVSKDASFENVHVLPQTPQLIALLTMIRDKRTVRADFIFYSNRIIRLLVEEGLNHLPVVEQSVTTPVDRAYLGVKFEGKICGVSIMRAGEAMEQGLRDCCRSVRIGKILIQRDEETCMPKLFYEKLPADIAERWVLLLDPMFATGGSATLAVEVLKEKGVPEHRILFLNLIASPSGVADFAVRFPKLRVVTAFIDQGLDEKKYIIPGLGDFGDRYYTL; encoded by the exons ATGAGCACGCCCGAACCAGTTCCCTCCCCGGCCCAGGGCGTGGGCCCGATTTATCGCCCAGATGGAGAGAAGCCCACGGCGACCGTCTCTAAAGATGCCTCCTTTGAAAATGTCCACGTGCTGCCGCAGACGCCGCAACTGATCGCCTTGTTGAC CATGATCCGGGATAAGAGGACGGTGCGTGCCGACTTCATCTTTTACTCCAACCGAATCATTCGGCTGTTGGTCGAGGAGGGCCTCAACCACCTGCCTGTGGTCGAGCAGTCCGTCACCACCCCGGTCGACCGGGCCTATCTCGGGGTCAAGTTCGAGGGCAAGATCTGCGGAGTTTCGATCATGAGAGCAGGTGAGGCCATGGAGCAGGGGCTACGGGACTGCTGCCGCTCAGTACGGATTGGAAAGATCTTGATCCAACGAGACGAGGAGACCTGCATGCCCAAGCTCTTCTACGAGAAGCTTCCGGCCGATATTGCCGAACGTTGGGTCCTCCTCTTGGATCCCATGTTTGCGACCG GGGGGTCGGCCACGCTGGCGGTAGAGGtcttgaaggagaagggggtCCCCGAGCATCGCATCCTGttcctcaacctcatcgCCTCTCCATCTGGAGTCGCAGACTTTGCGGTGCGGTTCCCCAAGCTGCGGGTCGTGACAGCTTTCATCGACCAGGGCCTGGATGAGAAAAA GTACATTATCCCGGGCCTGGGCGATTTTGGCGACCGCTACTATACCTTGTAA